The genomic interval CCTCTACCGTACGTGGGATGAGTATGAGGTGACTTCATTATTTAACTCCGATCCCGAATACTGCCTGGTGGCAGAACTCGATGATAGAATAGTGGGCTTTGCCTTAGGTACAACGGTAACCAAAACAAAGTCGCCGTGGAAGTACGGGTACCTCGTCTGGCTGGGGGTATTGCCCGAGTGGCACCGTGAGGGCATCGGCAGCAGGCTATTTGACAAACTGGCTGAAGAGATGAGCAAGGACGGAGCACGCATATTCCTGGTGGACACGGAGGCAAACAATCTGCCGGCCCTTCAATTCTTCAGGAAGAAGGGATTCAGCAATCCTGAGGAGCGGATATTTCTGACCCTGAACCTTAAGACACATCAACAGTTGCGGAGAAAAACGCGAAGTACCGGACGGAAGGCACAGGATGGAAACCACTCCTAAAGCTTCGGCAGATGTACAGCCCAAGAGGCTGAGAAACCTGCTCAAGGATCTCATAGATATATATAGTCCCTCTGGAAAGGAAGAGGAGATACTCGAATATACAGAGGATTACTTGAAGAAACATGGTTTGACCGTAGCAAGGCAAGAAGTCGATGAAAACCGTTTCAACCTGGTGGTACTGCCCGAGAAGCTGGATGAAGTAGACCTCTGCTTCGTGGGGCATCTGGATACAGTCGTCGCCTTCGACCTGGAGGACTACGGCTTCTACGAGGAAGAAGACACGGTCTTCGGACTGGGCGTCTCAGACATGAAAGCCGGTTGTGCCGCCATGATAGAAGCATTCACTGTACTGGCCGAGAGAGGGAAGAATCTCTCATCCGTAGGCCTTGCCCTGGTCGTAGGTGAAGAGCAGGAAAGCGATGGTGCTAAAACCCTCACCAGAGAACACAGCTTCCCCTGGGCAGTCGTTGGTGAGCCCACCAACATGATTCCCTGCCTCGGCCACTACGGCTATCTGGAAGTCCGCTTACGCACCAGGGGTAAGAGAGCTCATTCTTCCATGCCCGAGCTGGGCCAGAACGCTATCGAGACCATGCTGAAGCTTCTTTTGAAACTGACTGAGTATGCCGACCCCGCACCGCAGGGGCTGGTCTATAACATCCGGCAACTTACAGGATTTCCCGGTGGATTTGTAGTACCCGATAGCTGTGAGGCCTGGCTGGACCTTCACTTGCCACCTGACTCCCGAATGGACCTGCTCAAGGCGGAGCTGGAACAGTTGGTAGAAGAGGCCAGTGAGAACATACCCGGCATGGATGCCTACATCAGGTTCGAGAATGCACACTCAGGCTACCTCATCTCTCAGAAAAGGCCTCTGGTGAAGAAGTTGAAAGAAGCCTACAAGAAGATGTCCCTCACCTGGGATCCTCAGATATTCAGAAGCCATTCGGATGGTAACGTGCTCTGGGCCGCGGGCACAGACCCCATTATTCTGGGACCCGGTCAACTGGAGACGGCACATACGCCTGAGGAATCGGTAGACTTCTCTCAGGTGGTAAAGGCAGCCCAACTCTATCTGAGCTTTGCCCTTTCCCTGTAACCCCTTCCTGATCCATGCTTTCACATTAACCTGATCTATGAACGCAAATAGCCGCGCTTAGTGCAGGTGGAGCAACCAGACTTCGCTAAGGCCAAAACCTTTGAAACAGCCCCTCAAGAGAGGCGCAAATGCACTATTGCGTTTTAGCCACAGGTTTGATTCTCATGTTATTATTGACTGTGATGATAAGCCTTGTTTTTATCCGTAGATTCCATTAGAAGACCACACCATAGCAGAGAAGGCAGCGTATATATGCGTAAGAAGCCAGCACAGAGCGTGCTCACCAGGGAAGATCTCGAAAGATACGACCGGCAGATAAGATACGATGGGTTCGGCGAGGAAGGGCAAGAGAAGCTGAAGACTTCTCATGTAATCGTAGCCGGTGCCGGAGGATTGGGATGTCCAGCCTCAACTTACCTGGCCTGCGCTGGTGTAGGGCGCATCACTATCATAGATGACGGAATCGTGGATCTCTCTAATCTCAATCGGCAGATACTTCACTGGCAAGAGGATATCGGTCAGAAGAAGGTAGCCTCAGCCACAGCCAAGCTGGCCAGGCTGAACCCGTCCGTACAGATTCTTCCCAAGGCAACCAGAATCACCAGGAGAAATGCCACACGCCTGATAAAAGGGGCCAATGTGGTGATAGACGCAATGGACAATTTCGAGACCAGGGCCATATTGAACCAGGCATGTGTCTCTGAAGGAATCCCTTTCATACACGGCGGAGTGTGGGGATTGTGCGGCCAGGTTACCACTATCATCCCCGGAGAGACACCCTGCCTTGAGTGCATCTATCCCGAGAAACCGGTGGATCAGGGGGTGTTCCCCGTCTTTGGTGTCACCCCGGGTTTAATAGCCATGATTCAGGCCGTCGAGGCTATCAAGATCATTGCCGGTTTTGGCCGCTTGCTCGCAGGGCAGATGCTCTACATCAATGAAGCAAACATGGATTTCTGCCTCCGCGAGTTGATCAAGAACCCAAACTGTCCGGTCTGCGGAGGCATGAAGGGAGGCTGAACACTGAGAATCCGGTTGAAGTCATTCTTTCATCTGGATGTATCCAAAGCCTTCGGCAGCGACCACATAGAGCTCGCAGATGATAGGGCCACACTGAGAACCGTTTTACAGGAAGTAATGCGAAAAGGCAATGGGAAAATCGAGGTCATTGACCCTGCAACCGGGAAGATTGATGTCGATTATTTTGTCCTGTTGAACAGGCGTGAATCCCAGACTCTTCCTCAGGGACTGGGGACAGAACTTCACGAGGGCGATGAGGTAGCTATAGGCATGATGCATTATTGGGGAGGCGGCTAGCCAACGAGCTGCC from Chloroflexota bacterium carries:
- a CDS encoding M20/M25/M40 family metallo-hydrolase, producing METTPKASADVQPKRLRNLLKDLIDIYSPSGKEEEILEYTEDYLKKHGLTVARQEVDENRFNLVVLPEKLDEVDLCFVGHLDTVVAFDLEDYGFYEEEDTVFGLGVSDMKAGCAAMIEAFTVLAERGKNLSSVGLALVVGEEQESDGAKTLTREHSFPWAVVGEPTNMIPCLGHYGYLEVRLRTRGKRAHSSMPELGQNAIETMLKLLLKLTEYADPAPQGLVYNIRQLTGFPGGFVVPDSCEAWLDLHLPPDSRMDLLKAELEQLVEEASENIPGMDAYIRFENAHSGYLISQKRPLVKKLKEAYKKMSLTWDPQIFRSHSDGNVLWAAGTDPIILGPGQLETAHTPEESVDFSQVVKAAQLYLSFALSL
- a CDS encoding HesA/MoeB/ThiF family protein, translated to MRKKPAQSVLTREDLERYDRQIRYDGFGEEGQEKLKTSHVIVAGAGGLGCPASTYLACAGVGRITIIDDGIVDLSNLNRQILHWQEDIGQKKVASATAKLARLNPSVQILPKATRITRRNATRLIKGANVVIDAMDNFETRAILNQACVSEGIPFIHGGVWGLCGQVTTIIPGETPCLECIYPEKPVDQGVFPVFGVTPGLIAMIQAVEAIKIIAGFGRLLAGQMLYINEANMDFCLRELIKNPNCPVCGGMKGG
- a CDS encoding GNAT family N-acetyltransferase — its product is METDEPDHQGESGNTEERNPLKNASNKKKRLELDIREMEIDDIPEVFHLGEQIFTVEMVPTLYRTWDEYEVTSLFNSDPEYCLVAELDDRIVGFALGTTVTKTKSPWKYGYLVWLGVLPEWHREGIGSRLFDKLAEEMSKDGARIFLVDTEANNLPALQFFRKKGFSNPEERIFLTLNLKTHQQLRRKTRSTGRKAQDGNHS